In one Plasmodium falciparum 3D7 genome assembly, chromosome: 14 genomic region, the following are encoded:
- a CDS encoding transcription initiation TFIID-like, putative produces MYPPCKKKKLNNNEVTNIFLKNENNMSVHNISMNAVLCSSLNLDNIYKYFSNCIYNPREFKCMRIDVPVTLSTVQKYIKYLNNKKEKQNDDICKMKNEQVNQTKHSNNNIKEEIKTNGSNKLSDNKLLDSSNNSSSNKILTNNKSHENLINISKNNSYLDDNVNKNNFFINDNNSDNKKIDTSDIKNMDPFIESEHIINKKLIINVSIFSNGKIICTGNNSIEACKIAMKKIEKKLKQLNFKNIKLKKITITNILAVYNVGFSIVLPLFAQYYKSVDYDPNVFPACKVKIALMNDENKSNDNKENDNNFAWCNAKNTIDKDKSKVDIVSASIFSTGNITLTGGKSYENLQKCINILLPYLIKSKSQH; encoded by the exons ATGTATCCCCCttgtaaaaagaaaaaacttAATAATAACGAGGtaacaaatatttttttaaaaaatgaaaataacatgagtgttcataatatttccATGAATGCTGTTTTATGTTCCTCATTAAACCtagataatatttataaatatttttcaaattgtatatataaccCTAGAGAATTTAAATGTATGAGAATTGATGTCCCCGTCACTTTAAGTACagtacaaaaatatataaaatatttgaataataaaaaggaaaaacaaaatgatgatatatgtaaaatgaaaaatgaacaaGTCAATCAAACAAAAcattctaataataatattaaagaagAGATTAAAACCAATGGAAGTAATAAATTAAGTGATAATAAACTATTAGATAGTAGTAACAATTCATCgagtaataaaatattaacaaataataaatcacATGAAAatctaataaatatatctaaaaataattcatatttagatgataatgtaaataagaataatttttttataaatgataataatagtgataataaaaagatagATACTTCTGATATTAAAAACATGGATCCTTTTATTGAATctgaacatataataaataaaaaattaattattaatgtttccattttttcaaatggaaaaattatatgtacagGTAATAACTCAATAGAAGCTTGTAAAATTGctatgaaaaaaattgaaaagaaattaaaacaattaaattttaaaaatattaaattaaaaaaaataactattacaaatattttgGCTGTATATAATGTGGGATTTTCTATAGTCTTGCCGCTATTTGCtcaatattataaaagt GTGGATTATGATCCAAATGTATTTCCAGCGTGCAAAGTAAAAATTGCTCTTATGAATGATGAGAATAAGTCTAATGACAATAAGGAG aatgataataattttgctTGGTGTAATGCTAAAAACACAATAGACAAGGATAAAAGCAAAGTGGACATTGTTTCTGCTAGTATTTTTTCAACAGGTAATATAACATTAACTGGGGGGAAAAGTTACGAAAACCttcaaaaatgtataaatatattattaccatatttaattaaaagtaAATCGCAACATTAA
- a CDS encoding transcription initiation TFIID-like, putative — translation MYPPCKKKKLNNNEVTNIFLKNENNMSVHNISMNAVLCSSLNLDNIYKYFSNCIYNPREFKCMRIDVPVTLSTVQKYIKYLNNKKEKQNDDICKMKNEQVNQTKHSNNNIKEEIKTNGSNKLSDNKLLDSSNNSSSNKILTNNKSHENLINISKNNSYLDDNVNKNNFFINDNNSDNKKIDTSDIKNMDPFIESEHIINKKLIINVSIFSNGKIICTGNNSIEACKIAMKKIEKKLKQLNFKNIKLKKITITNILAVYNVGFSIVLPLFAQYYKSVDYDPNVFPACKVKIALMNDENKSNDNKEQNDNNFAWCNAKNTIDKDKSKVDIVSASIFSTGNITLTGGKSYENLQKCINILLPYLIKSKSQH, via the exons ATGTATCCCCCttgtaaaaagaaaaaacttAATAATAACGAGGtaacaaatatttttttaaaaaatgaaaataacatgagtgttcataatatttccATGAATGCTGTTTTATGTTCCTCATTAAACCtagataatatttataaatatttttcaaattgtatatataaccCTAGAGAATTTAAATGTATGAGAATTGATGTCCCCGTCACTTTAAGTACagtacaaaaatatataaaatatttgaataataaaaaggaaaaacaaaatgatgatatatgtaaaatgaaaaatgaacaaGTCAATCAAACAAAAcattctaataataatattaaagaagAGATTAAAACCAATGGAAGTAATAAATTAAGTGATAATAAACTATTAGATAGTAGTAACAATTCATCgagtaataaaatattaacaaataataaatcacATGAAAatctaataaatatatctaaaaataattcatatttagatgataatgtaaataagaataatttttttataaatgataataatagtgataataaaaagatagATACTTCTGATATTAAAAACATGGATCCTTTTATTGAATctgaacatataataaataaaaaattaattattaatgtttccattttttcaaatggaaaaattatatgtacagGTAATAACTCAATAGAAGCTTGTAAAATTGctatgaaaaaaattgaaaagaaattaaaacaattaaattttaaaaatattaaattaaaaaaaataactattacaaatattttgGCTGTATATAATGTGGGATTTTCTATAGTCTTGCCGCTATTTGCtcaatattataaaagt GTGGATTATGATCCAAATGTATTTCCAGCGTGCAAAGTAAAAATTGCTCTTATGAATGATGAGAATAAGTCTAATGACAATAAGGAG cagaatgataataattttgctTGGTGTAATGCTAAAAACACAATAGACAAGGATAAAAGCAAAGTGGACATTGTTTCTGCTAGTATTTTTTCAACAGGTAATATAACATTAACTGGGGGGAAAAGTTACGAAAACCttcaaaaatgtataaatatattattaccatatttaattaaaagtaAATCGCAACATTAA
- a CDS encoding heme/steroid binding domain containing protein, putative has protein sequence MNDIKEEIQVHKKENISFENFELFENVAIIKKELYDEEDMSSNLCKEKINKYIDYNDKDNKNYSIGTLSNISLNVDIENKHHNNYEKYCNACIHCDDVCFSQICNLCIIKRKNLYLKYKKFKKHNLRIREKHFKKIMESNKEMHDNNLNILKYQKNVQNGNEPNMLQNDTLLKEHKYYKDNDSNDNNKDNDNNNNNNNNNNNNNNKNNNTFDNNNNNYISHLCNGNDNYLNDSPNHNINNCNTQKEIISNHNNTNDTKFKIIISKEDKYTNTNNNSINNIDLYNNIRLNNNHELTSTLNETNYINYNNNILNEKYEKQKQVLKYNFVKYKEDFTLCEIKRHYKINDCWIIANGYVYDVSTFINHHPGGINSILKKGGGKIDATVDYSFHSKYAQTNFWEPLKIGQVVKCKKEFLEEKIKNQNTPKKRNKCNFM, from the coding sequence atgaatgatataaaagaagaaatacaAGTACataagaaagaaaatatttcttttgaaaattttgaaCTTTTCGAAAATGTtgcaattataaaaaaagagttatatgatgaagaagatatgTCATCAAATTtatgtaaagaaaaaattaataaatatattgattataatgataaagataataaaaattatagtaTAGGTACTTTGtcaaatatatcattaaatgttgatatagaaaataaacatcataataattatgaaaaatattgtaaTGCTTGTATTCACTGTGATGATGTATGCTTTTCTCAGATATGtaatttatgtataataaaaagaaaaaatctgtacttaaaatataaaaaatttaaaaaacataatttAAGGATACGTGAAAagcattttaaaaaaataatggaaTCTAATAAGGAAATGCATGACAATAATCTAAACATCTTGAAATATCAGAAGAATGTACAAAATGGTAATGAACCTAATATGCTACAAAATGATACTTTACTTAAggaacataaatattataaggataatgatagtaatgataataataaagataatgataataataataataataataataataataataataataataataaaaataataatacttttgataataataataataattatataagtcATTTGTGCAATGGTAATGATAATTACTTAAATGATTCTCCTAATcacaatattaataattgtaataCACAAAAGGAAATTATTAGTAACCATAATAACACAAATGAtacaaaatttaaaataattatttcgAAAGAAgacaaatatacaaatacaaataataatagtataaataatatagatctatataataatatacgaCTAAATAATAACCATGAGCTTACCAGCACACTAAAcgaaacaaattatataaattataataataatattttaaatgaaaaatatgaaaaacaaaaacaagtgttaaaatataattttgttaaatataaagaagatTTTACATTATGTGAAATAAAAAgacattataaaattaatgattGTTGGATTATTGCCAATGGTTATGTTTATGATGTGTCTACATTTATTAATCATCATCCAGGTGGTATAAATTCAATATTAAAGAAAGGAGGAGGTAAAATCGATGCAACAGTTgattattcttttcattcaAAATATGCACAAACGAATTTTTGGGAACCCTTAAAAATAGGCCAAGTTGTTAAATGTAAAAAGGAATTTTTAgaggaaaaaattaaaaatcaaAACAcaccaaaaaaaagaaataaatgcAATTTTATGTGA